One region of Oncorhynchus mykiss isolate Arlee chromosome 8, USDA_OmykA_1.1, whole genome shotgun sequence genomic DNA includes:
- the kncn gene encoding kinocilin — translation MSAVSIGGYHGLRVGSALLSIVAGCIIIGVSRECDADAVGGIFLGAGGLGLLIAVFPFIRAWLNINNILPTLGNFRVHPMPANPPGPEQPETLKREATQSQLNLERSKSRMGTFVDAGPMAEASADEGTSSDMPDILSRRKFKQTLPDPDLP, via the exons ATGAGCGCTGTCAGCATTGGGGGGTACCACGGTCTGCGGGTGGGCTCGGCCCTGCTCAGCATCGTGGcggggtgcatcattatcggggTGTCGAGGGAGTGTGATGCGGATGCCGTAGGGGGAATCTTCCTCGGTGCGGGAGGGCTGG GCCTCCTCATCGCTGTCTTCCCCTTCATAAGAGCCTGGCTCAATATTAACAACATTCTCCCCACCTTGG GAAACTTCAGAGTGCACCCTATGCCTGCTAACCCTCCTGGCCCTGAGCAACCAGAGACACTGAAACGAGAAG CGACTCAGAGCCAGCTGAATCTGGAGCGCTCTAAAAGCCGGATGGGGACATTTGTTGATGCCGGACCGATGGCTGAGGCCTCCGCAGATGAGGG GACATCCTCAGACATGCCAGACATCTTGTCCAGACGAAAGTTCAAGCAGACCCTCCCTGATCCAGACCTCCCGTAA
- the LOC110530397 gene encoding transmembrane protein 275-like: MVITDRSSSTPGPKKKEPKKRASRPHGLPSPALCCACGLCIMLAGINITLVGAFAFSTMVPSTNPPIIIGPILLLVAFSFFGACCVCSRLPPAQGSRRSNVGGRSMGMMGRGGLAGGVTFEIETSEHTLQDTTAVQLSPSASPGSSRASSPERDASPDPAPPGTFKLFTMETNGPTSATACYTASSAGGGAVRLNLPRDDVAT; the protein is encoded by the coding sequence ATGGTCATCACTGACAGGAGCTCCAGCACTCCTGGGCCCAAGAAGAAGGAACCGAAGAAGAGGGCATCCCGCCCCCATGGCCTGCCCTCCCCGGCGCTGTGCTGCGCGTGTGGCTTGTGCATCATGCTGGCAGGCATCAACATCACCCTGGTGGGGGCGTTTGCCTTCAGCACCATGGTGCCCTCTACCAACCCTCCCATCATCATAGGGCCCATCCTGCTTCTGGTGGCCTTCTCTTTCTTCGGGGCGTGCTGTGTCTGCAGCCGCCTGCCCCCTGCCCAGGGCTCCCGGAGGTCTAATGTGGGCGGAAGGAGCATGGGGATGATGGGGCGTGGAGGTTTAGCCGGGGGAGTGACGTTTGAGATTGAGACGAGTGAGCACACATTGCAGGACACGACAGCAGTACAGCTCAGCCCCTCAGCCTCACCTGGGTCATCCCGGGCATCCAGCCCCGAGCGGGATGCTTCTCCTGACCCCGCACCCCCAGGGACCTTCAAGCTCTTCACCATGGAGACCAATGGCCCCACCTCCGCCACGGCATGCTATACCGCCTCCTCggcagggggaggggctgtgAGGCTCAACCTGCCACGTGATGATGTGGCCACCTAG